ttttgcttgtgCATGAGTCAAACCGAAACAAGAGACTGATCTCCTGTCGAACGATGCACTTTCTCAGAGGTTGGAATACACACAACCCCCTCTCTCCTTATTCCTAGGCCCTcttccccctccctccctcccccctctctctccacTTTGCCTTTAAATCTTGCCTTACAAAAGCTGCGTCATTCTATTCGTCAAAAATTCAACAGTCAGCAGTAAATATATGATACGATTTTAATCTGTTTTTGACAACAATACATGATACGACCACACGCCTGCAGTGCATTAATACTGTTGTCCAACTTTACTTGCATGCCAACTTTCACCTTTCTTGAAGTAGTCTATCTTCGTTTGATTATTTGGACTGGCAATAACGCATGCCTGAAATGAAGATTATTGTATTCTAGTCATGTAGCTCAATATTCAGCCCTACAAAAAGccatcaaatattcaaatatcaaattaatgTGGCACAAAGAATGTCCAGTATCTTTACTACTGCCTTATCTATGACCATATATTTAGCAAGTTTCTATAGAGCCTTTATGACGATATATTGTCTGTAGCTAATCATTCTATTCCCACTTGAGCTTGTCAAATTCAATCAACGCCAGCGCGTGCCATGCTGAAGGTAAAATTCTGTCCTGAACTGCTAAGAATTCGACTTCAAGTTTGTACTTTCTAAAGTATACAACTTTATTAAAACATATGTGTGAAAAGTATAATTTAGCATCTAATTAACATGGTTCTGACAATGTCCTTCAACTTAAACCATTTGTTTCACTATAGTAAAGGTTTCTTTCAAGTCTAAAATTTCGAGCATTACGGAAATATAGTGCTTCTAAATTCAAAATTAGTTAAGCAGCCACTCCCACGACAATTATTAATCAGACCTTTCCTATAATTTTATacggactgaaagtgaaagactcaaacatttggtcaaagtttcctgaatgaaactttcagttactctcttaccaaatcaagaacacaaataaggggtcacagtgcaaattttggaacaagaGCAAACAAACTACCAACCAACTACccatatgtgaaattcaaaattgcctcCTCGCCTGTGTTAATTCTTCGGggagaaatataatatttttgactttCAACATAGCGGTAgccaagaaaatattttgaaaaaaattgcgaGTCCGAATATCTCTCCCCGAAGCCACACAATTAACGTTGACCGAAGTTGCTTAGCAATCGTGCAGCAGTGATTTGGTTAGGGTTACACGTCCTGGATAACAAACAACAAGTTGCTACGTGAACGGAGAAGAGCAATCATGTAAGAAGTCAAGCACAATTATTGCTGAAAAGACAAGTGAATGTACAATATGTTGTTTTCTGTCTTCATTTTCATTAGGACCACAAAGGGTCTGTCAGGAGAATTGCCGAGTTCATGGGCAAATCGCTGACAGAAGAACAACTGGATGAGGTGGTTCGCGTGACGCACTTCCTGTACATGAAGAAGGCCAACGAGACAATCAAAGGTCGTGAATTCATACTCAGGCCAGAGGGAGTATGGCAGAGGAAAGGTACGTATACgtcaaaaaaaacaacactgcCCTCTACCAGTTAACTTTTAACGTTTAAAAGTAAGTATGTCGTCAGTGTAGTTCTTACTTTCACCTATAGGGGGCCTGTTTTGTCTAATTCAGATTTTGCACGTTTTTCGTTTTCATCGATTGAGAACCCTTGCTTACAAAAGCAATATTATTTTGTATGACATAAGACTGAATAAAATGGAAATGGAAACGGCGCCTCCGAGTATGATGCATATTTTCCGTTTATATTTCAGGCGTTTCTGGTGGTTGGAAGAACACTTTCACGGTGGCCCAGAACGAGATGTTTGACAAAGATTACCATGAAAAAATGGAGGGTTACGAAGActtgaaatatgatttttaacATTGATTAATCTTGTGTACcgtcaaatatttaaaacaaattgATTAAATGCTCATGTAGCTTAATTCATTTATGCTTACAAAACTATATAATAACCTAAGGGAATTTTACCTGGAAAATGTGAAGTACGGTAAAATAGCCATTGATAAAACAGTTGTATGATGCCATCATGAATTTAACAATATCGCTCTACTGCACCTTAAGAGGGCGTGTCTGTACCAAAAGAACCACAAACGATATACTCTTTGACATATTTTCCAGTACGTTTTATGACAGGTTGTAATATATAGTGTCTCTTTCAACTCGTTAACGCAGAATTAAATATGCGATGTCAAACgttgttgttgacaattgaattttcagggcggaccagaattcattggtCTACGATATTATCTCAAATTGTATATGTGTTAAGTTTACCAGCcagacacagacacactgtATTTCAACGTACAATTTCTAGAAGAAGCAGAACGTGCACTAGTTTCATAGCAAAATAAATAGTGGATGGTGACAAACTTACAGATTTTGTTGCATAAACatcaacaatacaaataatGTTATTTTATGCTCTCCGatccaaataatgaaataaaaaaatctgtGTGGTGGATTATTTTGCATGTGGTCGTCAGAATAAAAACGGATGACGCAATCTTTTCATTGTAGCCTTCCTGGCCGGTTTAGAATTTCGGACTATCAATAGTGTGTCGTCGGTATCAGGGACGGCGTTTAGGTTGACATGCATGTTACGTGAATTAATCGCTCTGTTTTTTACTGAGAAGAATACGTTATCAGAGTCTCGGTTCACACATACTTGTTTTCCTCTTATCTCCACCTTCCAGGTACAACATATAAAATATCCATTATGTTGCCTATTGAATGTCGTGTACGCTAAACAGAACATAAAAAGTTTATGTACAGTTTCCCTCTTAATACTCGCATACATAATAATCTAGTTGGCCACTTTGCCAAGTCTGTCTGttcctgcctgcctgcctgcctgcccgTCCGCCTGTTTGCTTGccttcctgtctgtctgtctgtttgtctgcatgtatgcatatgttgtatgtctgtatgtatgtatgtatgtatgtatgtatgtatgtatgtatgtatgtattgtatgtatgtatgtatgtatgtatgtatgtatgtatgtatgtatgtatgtttgtatgtatggatgatggatggatggctggATGGCTGGATCGATTAATAGCTGGATGTATGGGTGGAGGGGTGAATGAATGGGTGGGTGTAATCCTTCGATAGAGCTATCCGTCTTTCCTGTAGGTACTATAACGTAAAGTGCGACGTCAAATGTTCAATGCCGGGTAAAAAAACTTGAAGCCACCACTTTTTATTGAatctcgggggggggggtttgaaaCATATTGCCACTTTACTGATCcacttttaaaatcaaaactaGGACGACTTACTCTTTGCTCAAGGTTTGCAACCAAGAATAATAACgtgatatattttctcatattcAGACCTAGTCTGATGGATTTGGGGTGAATCAACTTATGTGTGCAGGAGCAGCCAGCTGGTCACTTTGAGCAATGATAATCTGACATGATACACTACATATGTATCTTAGAGTTATAAAAAGGGAAAGTTAAGAGAAATAAAGAGCTCCAACGGGCATTTCCATTGCAAAAACTCCCCATTGCCCTTTCCACACTGCATGACATCACCATCGATATCCAAACAGCAAATGCCCGCTGAGGTacagcaaaacaaacaaacaaccataCTAGCATTTAAGTTTCAGGTACAGTGCAAGCCCCCAGTCTAGCTCTCAAATTATAGAGTAAACGTTTTTTAAGGAGACAGGACCCATCCCAACCCCCTCATGCACAATCCAGAGATTTGAAATGCTAACTCAGTTTTATGTACACATGTAACACCACGCATCAACTTCAATATTGCGTGCAAAACAATTAATCCaacattattttgtaaaactttataACATGCAAAAATTCGTTAActaaatattaattttggtaTCTATCAAACTACAACAGTATGAGCCGGTTCTACTTCACTTGACATCTGTGGCGCCTTAGTTCATCGTACAGTTAATGAGAAATTACACACAGTTACAATATTGCGTCACAGCACAGTAACATGTCCTAAACATCCTTTGGCAGAGCTACAACTTGTGCCTTGAAGAGCCTGGAGCGGGTTAAGAGTCAGTTCACGAAGTTATACTGAGCTTGCCATGTAACAGCAGTCCCGAGGAATGTACGCTAGGGGCAGTGTAGCTGTATCAGTCTATGTCACGTCGCGAGAGCAAATTCAATCGTCATCGTTGCTGTGAGCGGCCATATATCACTGTTTTATGGCAGTTTACTCTTGAACAGAAAGAATATTCAAGGCGGTATCAAAAATATATTATAGTAACAACCACTCATATATGACCATCCAATTTCAGCTAAGGCGCTCTCACAGGCCGCTTATGCCGTCATGCTTATATTGACTCGCGTCTATACATAACTTTTTTGATTATTCACTCCACTAAAATAATTAATCGTCTttggttatgcaaattagggctAGGGCTGCATGGAGACACCATGACCTTATATACAGCATATATACAGCATATATGCCAAAGTTGATAATTGAACATAAAACTTGACAACGAGAGGAAGAAGTGGTAAACATATTCTGATTACACCTTGCAGACAACACTTTTTCTGCATAAAACCTAAGGTATGATTTTGTCTACTTTGTGTCATCATTTAAAACTTGTATTTTAGGTGTTCGTAGCCTTTCATTTCTTCGTCGTACTGCTTGTTGAAAGCCTCGTTTTGGGCAATGGTGAAAGCATTCTTCCAATTGCCAACAACACCTGTAAATTGAGATGATATAGGAAATGTAgttagaaatattttttctgcttgtttaaaaaaattggcaggAGAGTAGGCCGGAAATTACGTTTGAACTTctgaataataaaataattgcaTGTATGCCatggaaaatattttggaaatgcTACTTGATTGatcttgaaatgaaaaaaaattctacTTCGGCGTTGCGCTCTTCCCTAGTTCCAAGATTTACTGGTCGACGCCTAAGGGACTGACGCAATTGAAAATGAGACCATCGATAGAATTAGATGAAACACTCAATAAGAAATGAAGTGGGTAACATACTACAGAATGGTGAAAGCACCAGCACATGATATCGCCAGAGTTTGTCAGGTAAATTGTGGATTTTACCTTTTCTCTGCCAAACTCCTTTTGGATTCAGGTAAGCGTCCCGACCTTTCACTGTTTCCATGGCTTTCTTCATGTAGTCAAAACTAGTGACGCGCATCACGTCATCAATCTGCGAGTCAGTCAGATTTTTACCTAAAAACGTCGTTATCTTTTTGATCGATCCTTTAGGATTCTGCAAAAAAGTACATTTGaaacataaaaaattaataataatcaATACTTGCTTGCATACATCTTTTAAGGCCTACATGTGCTGACCATATGGTTTTATATTAACACAGATACATtgtatattatagcccaaacatgggactatgttcccgagggtaggtgaccaatTGTTGGGTGACCGTAAGGAGGGAAAATGGTCTCCTGTCCTGAGGGTACATAGtacttgtttgggctataatgtttttattacatgcctctcctacacagttttcactcaaaatatttaggtttattggcaaatgatcaTCAAAtactttatttccatcttagacgaaaatccgtgaaaaatggaacgattttcatcatcgaatggcgcattgatatatttaaactgcTGTTATACGATTAATTTGGATTTGGttgagcggttttgtctgtggcttctctgctTGGTGACTTGGTACCGTACGCTGTGAGtacgaacccgattgaaaccaccgtatttttttctgcaaaatttaaaaaaaaccccaGGATTTTCTATGCAAAACAGAAATtgccaacatttttacatccaaAGGTGTCAAGTTGAAAGTAGTTCCGGTTCACTCTCAGTCAAGTGAtaactatgcggcccgcgaagTCATCGACGAGtaaccattgaatcctatggagcacGTGACGTTctatatacgaggcatgtaataaacataAATACAGACATACACTCTCACACTCtctcacacacaaacacacacacacacacatacatacatacatacatacatacatacatacatacatacatacatacatacatacatacatacatacatacatacatacatacatacatacatacatacatacatacatacatacatattcatataCTTACGGGCTGATGCTCGATATCGGATCGCAGAGCATATAGcgataaaaacaataaatactGTGTAAGAACATGTCAAGTGCAAAATTAGGTACTTGACATTCGATTTTCAGTCATTTGAGGAACAAATCACATTGGAAAACTTTAATTTACCGACGTATGACAGATGTCCTTGAGGGAAATTACAATGCCCGAATGCCCGATGCAAAAaacagagcgttataaataataacacataaaATCGGTCAAGTACAAAGCAATAATAAATGTTAGTTTAGTAAAGATTACATGAATAgtaagtgtatatatatatatatatatatatatatatatatatatatatatatatatatatatatatatatatatatatatatatatatatatgtgcgtACACTATAGCCAAATAAGTGATAATTGATTATTGTTGATTCGGTGTTTTAATGCACGGTCCCTCGGACTATGTTTAATGTAACTATGATAGCTTTATCACCTGCCTCAAGTCTTCGTACTTCATCCATAAAAGCCATGGTTCGTTTTCGTATTTCGCCCAAGATTTGATAAAAGAATGGTAAGGTCCATATTCACCTACAAAGACAACGATACATAGTTTGTCAGTGATGATCAAAGCAGACAAGATTACTGAATTTCCAAATGATCACCAGAGTTGAACAGATAGACAAGCaacgtctttcactttccagTCGATACTGACCATCACATGTAAGCGAGTACACTGTTGGATGCTAAAAAAGTGTTAACCCGCTCTTTTAACTCCAGACTGTCGTGAAATGGACTGGGAAAGTCTATAATGTCTTCACTTTCTGCAACCGACAAAAAGTGTAGACATTATAGGGGCTCCTGTCTCAGTCCATTACACGGCAGTCTGAAGTTTTAAAAGAGTGGGGTCTTTTTTATCTAGATCTTGAAATCTCGCGGACATAAATCCTAATTTAGGTTATCACTGAAAATATTAAGTATGGTGTCGCTGATGTAAAGAACAGCCACTCCCGGGAATGCTAAATCAGTTTTAATCACAAAGCACAGTTCAAGTCTTTATACACGTAGGTGGAGTCCTTTACAATCAATGTGTTATCTATTTACATAATGTGTGTGTgaatgtgagagagagagagagagagagagagagagagagagagagagagagagagagagagagagagagagagagagagagagagagaagagagagagagagagagagaatgagagagaCAGACTGACTGGTAATcagaaacaaagaaacagacacacagacagatagagacatAAACACAGATAGACAGGTACAGTGACAGagtacaaaacacaaacacaaacagacACAATATTGCTGTACACATGTATTCAAAGTACGAAATAACACATCCAATAAAAAGCTGAACTCTAAAGAAAATGCACACAAAGTACCTTCAGACTTTTGCAGCACTGACTCGTTCACCTTGCAGACCCACCATTGCCCAAGGCAGGAACGTACTGATGCCAATTGATGAGCGAACTATCCCCTTCTACTTACAAACAAAACTCTCTACATACTTACTGAGTCCATTCATGTATATCTCATACATTTCGTTCCACTCCAAGGGGGACAGAAAGCGTATTGAAGCGTACCATCCAAACAGGGAAACTAAACAGTCCTTCGGATTTCTGTCGACGAGAACAGTCTGAGAAAGATAAACAGAAAAAGACATTTCTGTGGcagaaacaaatgaaaattggATTAACCtacaatgacaatgacaatgatAAGTTTGGTTCGTGTCAAGTAcagatttttgttctttttttctttgtcagctACTTGTTACTGCCGAAGGCGACAAACATTGGACGTTTGGTAGAAATTAATGCTAGGTGTCGTAGGCTGGAGGGGCCACTTGTACCCCCCATAAACCTCCTACATGGGTATTtctttgttctttgggatctgctgaactagaaaaaaaaagatgttaacattggatatttaggatgcactacctatctgcgctggtttttgatttgcatgtaccgcaaaaaatggcgaaaaatgggtaggggtagggggtactatatcctcccctacattaagtaaactagcatgaaatagcacaaaccttacattttggaaagctcagatactgctctttctaagaaacaccaactttagcaaaataatttgtgtacatagaataggacgactttaaaatgaatttttttgacaattttgaaattttttacccaaataccatgtaacaattgtgatttactttttattaagcaaaattttcacaacttttttgtgtttgaattatttattcccacatattaaacaagaaaaaaagtgttaacattagatatttaactatacactacttctctggagtcaattttgaattgcgtgtatctgtatggggtgtgcaaaagctaggggtaggggtacaacattctttccttgatgaagtaaactggcttgaaatgccatataccttatagttttagaaagcttagatactggtctttctaaaatgcataaagtttagtaaaaaatatgacgtcatagaattggataactttaaatcgattttttctggtaattcagcatttttaaccggaagaaaatacgataactattgtttcctccctatgaagcaaatcaaacagatttatggatgttatttactaattgcaatgtgctgaagaagaaataaattcaaattgggtatttacaatgcattattgtctctactcactaaaattgcaagttttgctacattggtatatcgtgaatgggcatttattgttatgcaatgaactaatgcacagcctaaaaagaagactttaaaacgcacacacatagtcatattgccattttctccttaagaaaatagattgttgatgactgtctatttttataatttacatttaaaatatttgtttataaaatattttgataagacgtatttggaaaattgtctatgcctccttgtcttacttatacagcaagcatactaacaatctattaggccgtgggctagagggggcgtctaagTGCACCCTCCCCCaaccgcacaggataacaaacctgtatttttcagaagccttgggatcctagaataagaaataggattttaacagacaaaatatacgggactcaatagctgttacggtcatgttttgaagggtaccgcaaaatcacgatttgtgacccacatggatttttgtcaaacctgtcttcatgtacgtcatctgctgagcttactgtttaacatgacctggcttatggggtatcattagaaaggtgatttattcttcttgaaaatggtatatagcaatatgcaatatcttctatagttttcatgaaatgagaccaaaacttaccccataccccaaagttttatgtcgcaagttacagtcaaaactaatgtcaaattctaccaattattttcctagacactttacaaaaggcaatgctttgtataaaatatattttatttggtacaaggacatgtcaaaaatatgagctagatttttaacagacaaaacattgggattgaatgactgttacttgcatgttttgaagggtaccgtgaagtcgcaaattattttgcggtacccttcaaaacatgactttcaaaattgtccaaaaaaatcattttaaagccgtcctattctatgtacacaaagtaatattgctaaagttggtgttcctcagaaagagcagtatctgagctttaaAAAAAGTAAGgttttgtgctatttcatgctagtttactcaattaaggggaggatatagtacccctacccctacccattttcgccatttttaggggtacatacaaatcaaaaaaccagtgcagacaggtagtgcatccagaatatccaatgttaacatcttttttttctagttcagcagaccCCAAAGAACAAAGAAATACCATGTAGAAGGTTTATGGGGGGTGC
Above is a window of Ptychodera flava strain L36383 chromosome 19, AS_Pfla_20210202, whole genome shotgun sequence DNA encoding:
- the LOC139118791 gene encoding sulfotransferase 1B1-like → MDEELKKKALKKCYFIRPDLVMPGIMEKNNILTNVKNFQVRDDDVFLVTYPKAGTIWTCEILDAILNIDNLEVLKTRSIFEKIPMLELGPSIHPDLVADGVEGIPSNIKAILDPCPSPRRIPTHLLPEYCPDQLFTKKPKTVLVDRNPKDCLVSLFGWYASIRFLSPLEWNEMYEIYMNGLSEYGPYHSFIKSWAKYENEPWLLWMKYEDLRQNPKGSIKKITTFLGKNLTDSQIDDVMRVTSFDYMKKAMETVKGRDAYLNPKGVWQRKGVVGNWKNAFTIAQNEAFNKQYDEEMKGYEHLKYKF